A stretch of DNA from Rhodococcus sp. NBC_00297:
GACGGCCTTTTGGTGTAGTCGATCGCCATGGGTGGGAGGCCTTTCTTCCGGAAACGGCGGTGTCCGTTTCGCGTACTTCCCTTAGCGTAGTCGCCGTGAGCGGGCCGCACCTACCGTCGACCAGTCCTGCACTGCGAGAGCAACTTCGGCCAGAAAATTCTCTGGAGGGTACTTGGCACTCTCGGGTGGAGAGTGCTAAATTCGGTGTCACGCACAGAGGAGCCGAGCATGACGGGCTCGGTGTCCACGAGATACAGGAGGTGTGTTGCTGTGCTTCGTTTCGATCCTTTCCGTGACCTCGACGCCGTGACCTCGAGCTTGCTGGGAGCCGGGTCGGGCACCGACCGTTCGCCGCGGTTCATGCCGATGGATCTGTACAAGGTCGACGACCATTACGTCCTCGACGCGGATCTCCCCGGTGTGGATCCGGGCTCGATCGACCTCGACGTCGACCGTGGAACCCTCACGGTGACGGCCCACCGTTCGGCACCGAGCGGCGACTCCCGGCAGTGGCTCACCTCGGAGCGCTTCACGGGCACCTACCGTCGCCAGCTCGCGCTGGGTGACGGCATCGACACCGAGCGCATCACCGCGTCGTACGACAACGGTGTTCTCTCCGTGCACATCCCGCTGTCCGAGCGCGCCGCGCCGCGCAAGATCAACATCGCGCAGGCCGAGAACACCGGTGAGCAGACCTCGCTCGAGGCTTCGGCGTCCTGACACCGCATTCCGGACAGCGCTGGGCCCTCTCACCAGGGAGTGTCCAGCGCTGTCGTCGATTCGGGGGTTCCGAGGTACACCCCGCCCAGTAGGTTCGACCCATGACCGACTCCACGGCAGCCGCCCATGCCCGCGCCGCGTACCGCACGTTCGAGCCCTTCCACATCTCGGCGTACTTCAATCCCGAACTCGGAGCGGCGGGCCGGGACACGGGTCTCGACGGACACGCCTGGTACGTGGGCTCGCGCGCCGAGCCGATGGGGCCGTGTGCCGCCGGGGTGGTCGCCGCCGCGTTCTACAGCTTCAACACCACGCTGATCGAGCGCTCCTGGCCCGCGGCGATCGCCGCCGGCCTCGACACCGTGGCTCGGCGCCGATGGGACGCGCTGGACACCGTCCTCGGAGGTGCGCTGGGTGAGTCGGTGTCCGACCCGGGCCTCACGTCGCTGGCCGACCGCCTGCACGGCATCGGCGACACGCTCACCTTCGCCGGCCGCCCACTGTCCGCATCATGGCATCAGTCGTCGGCGCCCGACGTCCCGCACCTGCAGTTGTGGCACGCCATCGCGGTTCTGCGGGAATGGCGCGGCGACGGCCACCTCGCGGCTCTCCTCGACGCAGACCTCGATCCGACGGAGGCCGGTGTCTTCCACGAGGCCCAGCACCCCGAGCCCGGTGCTCGTCGGGTGCTCGGGCGTCGCATCACCCAGCTGACGCGCGAGTGGTCGGACGAGCAGTGGGACTCGGCGGCCGAGCGTCTCGCCGCGCGCGGTCTCGTCACGACAGCCGACGGCGTCGAGACGCTGACGGACGACGGTGTCGCACTCGACCGCCACATCGAGGACCGCACCGATGCGATGGCCGCCGCCGCGTGGCGCGGTGTCGACGACGCGGAGGAGCTCATCTCCTCCACGCGCCCCTACGTCAAGGCAGTCATCTCCGCGGGCATCCTGCCGGGAACGAAGAAGAAGGGCTGACCTACGCCTGCAGCAGGGTCGCCGCGCTGAGGTCGTCGATCACGAGATCGGTGACGATCTTTCCCGCGAGGGCCGCTCGCAGCGCGGTGAGCTTGTACTCGCCGGCGACGATGCACACGCGTCGCGGCACGGCTTTGAGTCGGTCCAGGCGTGGGCCGCTTGCACGTTCGTTCAGCGCGATGCGGTCGTAGCTGCCGTCGGAGCGGAGGAAGACGGTGGCGATGTCGCCGACGACGCCGTCCCGGTCGAGTTCCTCGAGATCCGACTTCTCCAGGTAACCCGCGCTGTAGACGTGGCTCGGCACGGCGCCGCCGTGCACTCCGATGCTGAACACGGCGAGGTCCATCCGGTCCTGCAGGTCGAGTACGCGTTTGATGCTGCGTTCGCGCCACAGCATCTGCC
This window harbors:
- a CDS encoding SCO6745 family protein; this translates as MTDSTAAAHARAAYRTFEPFHISAYFNPELGAAGRDTGLDGHAWYVGSRAEPMGPCAAGVVAAAFYSFNTTLIERSWPAAIAAGLDTVARRRWDALDTVLGGALGESVSDPGLTSLADRLHGIGDTLTFAGRPLSASWHQSSAPDVPHLQLWHAIAVLREWRGDGHLAALLDADLDPTEAGVFHEAQHPEPGARRVLGRRITQLTREWSDEQWDSAAERLAARGLVTTADGVETLTDDGVALDRHIEDRTDAMAAAAWRGVDDAEELISSTRPYVKAVISAGILPGTKKKG
- a CDS encoding Hsp20/alpha crystallin family protein gives rise to the protein MLRFDPFRDLDAVTSSLLGAGSGTDRSPRFMPMDLYKVDDHYVLDADLPGVDPGSIDLDVDRGTLTVTAHRSAPSGDSRQWLTSERFTGTYRRQLALGDGIDTERITASYDNGVLSVHIPLSERAAPRKINIAQAENTGEQTSLEASAS